A window of the Gasterosteus aculeatus chromosome 21, fGasAcu3.hap1.1, whole genome shotgun sequence genome harbors these coding sequences:
- the LOC144390415 gene encoding C-C chemokine receptor type 1-like, translating to MSHSSGATSQGTSRSFSSGQAISPPTFKMKFSTPDYDYSDSNMELVPPCSVESVNLLGAQLSILFYFMFVFSVVGNGLVLLIIHRFEKLTTVTNILLVNLVMSSLIFMSSLPFMGVYLQLSNWIFGNVMCKIHGTVYYLGSYSSVLFLTLLTFDRHLAVVHSLAASRLRSQRYAAVSCVVVWLVSCLACIKPMILHKAFVDFKNTTYCQEYPNEIPGIEGKLLSDFGFYIQLILFLIVPLAVTIYCYVRIAITVISSKIVTKFKTVRLIFVIVLLFFTCWTPFNILMLMNDEDADCETRQKMDYALEVTRVMAYAYFCISPVFYTFVGKKFQKYFRQLLVKTFPGFKRDVSVCLQNRSKMSTQSTQN from the exons ATGAGTCACAGCTCAGGCGCTACAAGTCAAGGAACAAGCAGAAGCTTCTCTTCTGGACAAGCG aTTTCCCCACCGACATTTAAGATGAAATTTTCAACACCTGATTATGACTATAGTGATTCCAACATGGAGCTGGTCCCACCGTGCAGTGTGGAGTCAGTCAACCTCCTGGGAGCTCAGCTATCTATCCTCTTCTACTTTATGTTTGTCTTCAGTGTTGTTGGCAATGGACTCGTCCTGCTCATCATCCATCG GTTTGAGAAGCTGACTACTGTGACCAACATCTTGCTGGTCAACCTGGTGATGTCCTCGTTGATCTTCATGAGCAGTCTCCCCTTCATGGGAGTCTACTTGCAGCTCTCCAACTGGATCTTCGGCAATGTCATGTGCAAGATTCATGGCACCGTGTACTATCTGGGCTCCTACAGCTCCGTCCTGTTTCTAACCCTTTTGACCTTCGATCGACACCTTGCAGTTGTTCACTCCCTGGCCGCGTCGCGATTGAGAAGTCAAAGGTATGCGGCAGTATCCTGCGTGGTGGTGTGGCTGGTCAGCTGCCTGGCATGCATCAAGCCCATGATTCTACACAAGGCGTTTGTTGATTTCAAGAACACAACGTACTGTCAGGAGTATCCTAATGAAATACCTGGTATAGAAGGGAAGCTGCTGAGTGACTTTGGATTCTACATTCAGCTTATCCTTTTCTTGATCGTTCCTCTTGCTGTTACCATCTACTGCTATGTCAGGATTGCTATCACTGTCATTTCATCCAAGATCGTCACCAAATTCAAGACAGTCAGGTTGATATTTGTCATTGTACTGCTATTTTTCACATGCTGGACCCCATTTAACATTCTAATGCTGATGAATGATGAAGACGCTGACTGTGAAACAAGGCAGAAAATGGATTATGCTCTTGAAGTCACTCGTGTCATGGCCTACGCTTACTTTTGTATCAGTCCCGTCTTTTACACATTTGTTGGGAAAAAGTTCCAGAAGTATTTCCGACAGTTGCTGGTAAAAACCTTCCCAGGGTTTAAGAGGgatgtttctgtctgtctgcagaatAGGAGCAAGATGTCTACACAAAGCACACAAAATTAG
- the LOC120814887 gene encoding ladderlectin-like translates to MKTLTVTALLCAIMALTGAAALPEEMSGEEPNGDWKNCLSLGGHLASVHSVLEYHEIQKAIMSSSFHHPSTWIGGSDAQEEKQWFWSDGTRFDYTIWANGEPNNGEGQQHCIQMNFGDAKAWDDVQCWTKLPSICAK, encoded by the exons ATGAAGACGCTGACTGTGACTGCCCTTCTGTGTGCCATCATGGCTCTGACTGGAGCTGCTG CTCTCCCAGAGGAAATGTCTGGAGAAGAACCCAATGGTGACTGG aAAAACTGTCTTTCTCTGGGTGGACACCTTGCATCCGTTCACAGCGTCCTGGAGTACCATGAGATTCAGAAAGCCATCATGAGCTCCAGTTTCCATCATCCAAGCACATGGATTGGAGGCTCTGATGCACAAGAG GAGAAGCAATGGTTCTGGAGTGATGGGACAAGATTTGACTACACGATTTGGGCCAATGGAGAGCCTAACAACGGGGAGGGTCAGCAGCATTGCATTCAAATGAATTTTGGAG ATGCGAAGGCCTGGGATGACGTGCAGTGCTGGACTAAACTTCCATCTATTTGTGCCAAGTGA